From the Rhizobium sp. SL42 genome, the window AGGTCGGCCTCGGCGTCCTGCTCGACTGGGTGCCCGCGCACTTCCCGACCGACGCCCATGGCCTGCGCCATTTCGACGGCACGGCGCTCTACGAGCACGAGGACCCGCGCCAGGGCTACCACCCCGACTGGAACACCGCGATCTACAACTTCGGCCGCATCGAGGTGCTGTCCTACCTGATCAACAACGCCCTCTACTGGGCCGAGAAATTCCACCTCGACGGCCTGCGCGTCGATGCGGTCGCCTCGATGCTCTACCTCGACTATTCGCGCAAAGAGGGCGAATGGATCCCCAACGAATACGGCGGACGCGAAAATCTCGAATCCGTGCGTTTCCTGCAGTCGATGAATAGCCATGTCTATGGCAGCCATCCGGGCATCATGACCATTGCCGAGGAGAGCACCTCCTGGCCGAAAGTCTCGCAACCGGTTCACGAGGGCGGGCTCGGCTTCGGCTTCAAGTGGAACATGGGCTTCATGCACGACACGCTGAGCTATTTTGCCCGCGACCCGATCTACCGCAAGCATCACCACCAGGAACTGACCTTCGGCCTGCTCTACGCCTTCTCGGAAAATTTCGTCCTGCCGATCTCTCATGACGAAGTCGTGCACGGCAAAGGCTCGATGATCGCCAAGATGCCCGGCGACGACTGGCAGAAATTTGCCAATCTGCGCGCCTATTACGGCTTCATGTGGGGACATCCCGGCAAGAAGCTGCTGTTCATGGGACAGGAATTTGCCCAGTGGAGCGAATGGAGCGAAAGCCAGTCCCTCGACTGGAACCTGCTGCAATACGCACCCCACGAGGGCATGCGCCGCCTGATCCGCGACCTGAACCTGACCTATCGCTCGAAGCCGGCGCTCCATGCGCGCGACTGCGAGGGAGAGGGCTTCGAATGGCTGATCAGCCAAGACCAGGACAATTCCGTCTTTGCCTGGCTGCGCAAGGCTCCGGGAGAAAGACCGATCGCCGTGATCTGCAATCTGACGCCGACTTTCCATTCGCACTATCGCATCAGTCTGCCCGCGGGTGGTCGCTGGCGGGAAATCATCAATACCGATGCTGAAATTTATGGCGGCAGCGGCAAGGGCAATGGTGGTCGGGTGGAGGCCCACACCTCTGGTGAGGGATGGGCAAAGGCAGTGATGACGCTACCGCCTTTGGCTGTCATCATGCTGGAATTGGAACAGTAAGGGGAGGATAATATGACAGAAAAGCGGACCAAGAGCCTGTCGCGCGACGCTATGGCCTATGTTTTGGCCGGTGGCCGCGGCAGCCGTCTCAAGGAATTGACCGATCGCCGGGCAAAACCCGCCGTCTATTTTGGCGGCAAGGCGCGCATTATTGATTTTGCACTCTCCAATGCCCTGAACTCGGGCATCCGCCGCATCGGCGTCGCCAC encodes:
- the glgB gene encoding 1,4-alpha-glucan branching protein GlgB — protein: MARSPKKIGETGKPETPPAADVQAIIHGTHNDPFAILGMHEIGSGFVARCFVPGAETVTATALNGTVIGELQCLDPAGFFAGPVKVQGLQPVRYRATRGDAEWTVTDPYSFGPILGPMDDYFIREGSHLRLFDKMGAHPLKHQGVDGFHFAVWAPNARRVSVVGDFNEWDGRRHVMRLRRDTGIWEIFAPDVRTGSAYKFEIIGKDGALQPLKADPYARRAELRPKNASVTAAELEQVWEDADHRKHWATVNQRQQPISIYEVHAASWQRHQDGSLLTWDEMAERLIPYCVDMGFTHIEFMPISEYPYDPSWGYQTTGLFAPTARFGEPEGFARFVNGCHKVGLGVLLDWVPAHFPTDAHGLRHFDGTALYEHEDPRQGYHPDWNTAIYNFGRIEVLSYLINNALYWAEKFHLDGLRVDAVASMLYLDYSRKEGEWIPNEYGGRENLESVRFLQSMNSHVYGSHPGIMTIAEESTSWPKVSQPVHEGGLGFGFKWNMGFMHDTLSYFARDPIYRKHHHQELTFGLLYAFSENFVLPISHDEVVHGKGSMIAKMPGDDWQKFANLRAYYGFMWGHPGKKLLFMGQEFAQWSEWSESQSLDWNLLQYAPHEGMRRLIRDLNLTYRSKPALHARDCEGEGFEWLISQDQDNSVFAWLRKAPGERPIAVICNLTPTFHSHYRISLPAGGRWREIINTDAEIYGGSGKGNGGRVEAHTSGEGWAKAVMTLPPLAVIMLELEQ